From a region of the Mobula birostris isolate sMobBir1 chromosome 28, sMobBir1.hap1, whole genome shotgun sequence genome:
- the LOC140188996 gene encoding uncharacterized protein, with the protein MQMYCERWCASKGVNGDYDRRLQLILTEQFKGCVPECMRPYLDGKEADTLAATAKLADEYALTHKTKFTPSKGYQKGSQDGGESPPGKSESKPGTSEKDKVDREQFGRRSPGVVCYSGGKVGHFASRCFAPKEEMGKGKTTVPTGCIELVNRPLGKKRSDKVQEGRENFISAGLVSVKEGLYPVPVRIWRDTGACQSLILKSVLDFSSETQTGEVRVIKGIGKGTEAVPLHQIHLKSDLVSGPVTIGVRPELPMEDVEVLLGNDLAGGEVYPAVKLTSQPASIEAPPMDSQVYPVCAVTRRMSRKAAEANIDLAETFLPALYQEGLARKDFVLAQERDAELMVLTETALSEAELKRESVGYYVKERVLRRKWRPSTMPADEEPK; encoded by the coding sequence atgcagatgtattgtgagcgttggtgcgcctcgaaaggggtcaatggggattatgacagacggCTACAGCTAATCCTgactgagcagtttaaaggttgtgttcctgaatgtatgagaccctacctagatgggaaagaggcagacaccttagccgcaactgctaagttagcggatgagtacgcgttgacacataaaacaaagtttaccccaagtaaaggctaccagaagggtagtcaggacggtggAGAAAGTCCGCCaggaaagtcagaaagtaagccggggactagtgagaaggataaggtagaccgtgagcagtttggtaggaggtctcctggggtcgtatgctatagtggtgggaaagtcggacactttgcgtccaggtgctttgccccaaaggaggagatggggaaagggaaaacgacggttccgactggctgtattgagcttgtAAACAGACCGCTAGggaagaagaggtctgataaagtacaggaagggcgcgagaattttatctcggccggattggtgtcggtgaaggaggggttatacccagttccagtacggatctggagagacactggagcttgtcagtcattgatattaaagagtgtgttagactttagttcagagacccagactggtgaggtcagggtgataaaaggcattggaaaagggactgaagcagtacctttgcaccagatacacctaaaaagcgacttggtctccggaccggtcacgatcggggtgaggcccgaactaccgatggaagatgtggaggtcttactcggtaatgacctcgccggcggagaggtgtacccagcagtaaaactgacaagccagcctgccagcattgaggccccgcccatggactcacaggtttatcctgtttgcgcagtgactcggcgcatgtccagaaaggctgccgaagctaaTATAGATTTAGcagagacgtttttaccagccttgtaccaggaggggttagcaAGGAAGGATTTTGTactggcacaggagcgagacgcggagctgatggttttgacggagacagctctctctgaagcagaattaaaaagggagtctgtgggctattatgtgaaggagagagtactaaggaggaaatggagaccaagtaccatgcccgcagatgaggaaccGAAATGa